Proteins from one Acropora muricata isolate sample 2 chromosome 9, ASM3666990v1, whole genome shotgun sequence genomic window:
- the LOC136929103 gene encoding death domain-containing ATP nucleosidase-like isoform X2: MSGTAAQSGSSGASLSNPPEVDFVVLKPRDLPKDSVTWEVVDVWIDILLLTAKDCEFFSCLSYFNPGYYKTYEVDLGFVYLGEMGNGDVKLKVALIKCNEGAAVAQGSTIVVPKAVRALHPKAVICVGYCAGLKEKKVKFGDVIISSKLATYAPTKVTEDGIIERGVRVPAGRLLSGILKSADHGWKAPLKNSKDLEVKVHKDGLLLSGPEVVSSDKRRMELIKRYPDAIGVEMEGEGLCTTADDLGIERVVIKGVSDYAGDNKSDSDPWRLFCSLMAVSLVAHALCAFDVFQE, from the exons ATGTCCGGGACTGCAGCACAAAGTGGCTCTTCTGGAGCCAGCCTCTCAAATCCACCAGAGGTAGATTTCGTTGTCTTAAAACCCCGCGATCTACCTAAAGACTCAGTGACGTGGGAAGTTGTTGACGTTTGGATTGATATCCTATTACTCACTGCGAAGGATTGCGAATTTTTTAGCTGTCTTAGTTACTTTAATCCTGGCTACTACAAAACTTATGAAGTAGACCTTGGCTTTGTGTATTTGGGGGAAATGGGCAATGGTGATGTGAAGCTAAAAGTAGCTCTAATTAAGTGTAATGAGGGTGCCGCCGTAGCACAAGGATCCACTATTGTTGTACCTAAGGCTGTGCGTGCTTTACACCCGAAAGCTGTAATTTGCGTTGGCTACTGTGCAGgcttgaaagaaaagaaagtcaaGTTTGGAGATGTAATCATCTCGTCAAAGTTAGCGACCTATGCACCCACCAAAGTTACCGAGGATGGAATCATTGAACGTGGTGTGCGAGTTCCGGCAGGCCGTCTACTTTCTGGGATCTTAAAATCTGCCGATCATGGTTGGAAGGCACCACTGAAAAATTCCAAAGATCTCGAAGTGAAGGTCCACAAAGATGGCTTGCTTTTGAGCGGTCCAGAAGTAGTCAGTAGCGATAAAAGGCGTATGGAACTAATCAAGAGATACCCTGATGCAATTGGTGTTGAAATGGAAGGCGAAG GTTTGTGCACGACAGCTGATGATCTTGGCATAGAGCGGGTTGTTATCAAAGGTGTCTCGGACTATGCTGGCGACAACAAATCTGATAGTGATCCTTGGAGGCTGTTCTGCAGTTTGATGGCAGTCTCGCTTGTGGCTCACGCCTTATGCGCCTTCGACGTTTTCCAGGAATGA
- the LOC136929103 gene encoding death domain-containing ATP nucleosidase-like isoform X1 — MSGTAAQSGSSGASLSNPPEVDFVVLKPRDLPKDSVTWEVVDVWIDILLLTAKDCEFFSCLSYFNPGYYKTYEVDLGFVYLGEMGNGDVKLKVALIKCNEGAAVAQGSTIVVPKAVRALHPKAVICVGYCAGLKEKKVKFGDVIISSKLATYAPTKVTEDGIIERGVRVPAGRLLSGILKSADHGWKAPLKNSKDLEVKVHKDGLLLSGPEVVSSDKRRMELIKRYPDAIGVEMEGEGLYAAARDLDVEWVVIKGVSDYAGDNKSASDHWRPFSSLMAASLVAHSLSNANVFQKWPHYKKPGT, encoded by the exons ATGTCCGGGACTGCAGCACAAAGTGGCTCTTCTGGAGCCAGCCTCTCAAATCCACCAGAGGTAGATTTCGTTGTCTTAAAACCCCGCGATCTACCTAAAGACTCAGTGACGTGGGAAGTTGTTGACGTTTGGATTGATATCCTATTACTCACTGCGAAGGATTGCGAATTTTTTAGCTGTCTTAGTTACTTTAATCCTGGCTACTACAAAACTTATGAAGTAGACCTTGGCTTTGTGTATTTGGGGGAAATGGGCAATGGTGATGTGAAGCTAAAAGTAGCTCTAATTAAGTGTAATGAGGGTGCCGCCGTAGCACAAGGATCCACTATTGTTGTACCTAAGGCTGTGCGTGCTTTACACCCGAAAGCTGTAATTTGCGTTGGCTACTGTGCAGgcttgaaagaaaagaaagtcaaGTTTGGAGATGTAATCATCTCGTCAAAGTTAGCGACCTATGCACCCACCAAAGTTACCGAGGATGGAATCATTGAACGTGGTGTGCGAGTTCCGGCAGGCCGTCTACTTTCTGGGATCTTAAAATCTGCCGATCATGGTTGGAAGGCACCACTGAAAAATTCCAAAGATCTCGAAGTGAAGGTCCACAAAGATGGCTTGCTTTTGAGCGGTCCAGAAGTAGTCAGTAGCGATAAAAGGCGTATGGAACTAATCAAGAGATACCCTGATGCAATTGGTGTTGAAATGGAAGGCGAAG GTTTGTACGCGGCAGCTCGAGATCTTGACGTAGAATGGGTTGTTATCAAAGGCGTATCGGATTATGCTGGTGACAACAAATCTGCGAGTGATCATTGGAGGCCGTTTTCCAGTTTGATGGCAGCCTCACTTGTGGCTCATAGCTTAAGCAATGCCAACGTTTTCCAGAAATGGCCTCACTATAAAAAGCCAGGAACATGA
- the LOC136929104 gene encoding death domain-containing ATP nucleosidase-like isoform X1 has translation MSGAAAQSGSSGASLSNPPEVDFVVLKRRDLPKDSVTWEVVDVWIDILLLTVKDCEFLSCLSYFNPGYYKTYEVELGYVYLGEMGNGDMKLKVALIRSDMGASVPQGSTIVVPKAVRALHPKAVICVGYCAGLKEKKVKFGDVIISSKLATYAPTKITADEVIERGVQVPASPLLSGILRYADYGWKAPLKNSKDLEVKVHKDGLLLSGPEVVSSDKRRMELITRYPDAIGVEMEGEGLYAAAHDLRIEWVVIKGVSDYAGDNKSASDHWRPFSSLMAASLVAHILSNANVFQKWPHYKKPGT, from the exons ATGTCCGGGGCTGCAGCACAAAGTGGCTCTTCTGGAGCCAGCCTCTCAAATCCACCAGAGGTAGATTTCGTTGTCTTAAAACGCCGCGATCTACCTAAAGACTCAGTGACGTGGGAAGTTGTTGACGTTTGGATTGATATCCTATTACTCACTGTGAAAGATTGCGAATTTCTTAGCTGTCTTAGTTACTTTAATCCTGGCTACTACAAAACTTATGAAGTAGAACTTGGGTATGTGTATTTGGGGGAAATGGGCAATGGTGATATGAAGCTAAAAGTAGCTTTAATTCGGTCTGATATGGGTGCCAGCGTACCACAAGGATCAACTATTGTTGTACCGAAGGCTGTGCGTGCTTTACACCCGAAAGCTGTAATTTGCGTTGGCTACTGTGCAGgcttgaaagaaaagaaagtcaaGTTTGGAGATGTAATCATATCGTCAAAGTTAGCGACCTATGCACCCACCAAAATTACCGCGGATGAAGTCATTGAACGTGGTGTTCAAGTTCCGGCAAGCCCTTTACTTTCTGGGATCTTAAGATATGCCGATTATGGTTGGAAAGCACCACTGAAAAATTCCAAAGATCTCGAAGTGAAGGTCCACAAAGATGGCTTGCTTTTGAGCGGTCCAGAAGTAGTAAGTAGCGATAAAAGGCGTATGGAACTAATCACGAGATACCCTGATGCAATTGGTGTTGAAATGGAAGGCGAAG GTTTGTACGCGGCAGCTCATGATCTTCGCATAGAATGGGTTGTTATCAAAGGCGTATCGGATTATGCTGGTGACAACAAATCTGCGAGTGATCATTGGAGGCCGTTTTCCAGTTTGATGGCAGCCTCACTTGTGGCTCATATCTTAAGCAATGCCAACGTTTTCCAGAAATGGCCTCACTATAAAAAGCCAGGAACATGA